From Vagococcus jeotgali, one genomic window encodes:
- a CDS encoding DUF1934 domain-containing protein, translating into MENRKSTPIAIKIKTEVFQHNEFKEFLVEVEGQLVRIGEVLYLRYEEEMEGVEKKVPVTIKLLPTGDVTLIRAGEVRMKLHFAYQEQKDCQYNTPYGTMMISTFTNKMHVSLKDNPYSGDITCDYDLFAGTEKIGVYHLNIAFTA; encoded by the coding sequence ATGGAAAATAGAAAATCAACACCCATTGCAATTAAGATAAAAACAGAAGTCTTTCAGCATAACGAATTTAAAGAATTTTTAGTCGAAGTGGAGGGACAATTAGTTAGAATTGGCGAGGTCTTGTATTTAAGATATGAAGAAGAGATGGAGGGAGTTGAGAAAAAAGTACCTGTGACTATTAAATTATTACCAACAGGAGACGTGACGTTAATCCGTGCAGGTGAGGTTAGAATGAAGCTTCATTTTGCTTATCAAGAGCAAAAGGATTGTCAGTATAACACACCTTACGGGACTATGATGATCTCAACTTTTACCAATAAAATGCATGTTAGTCTAAAAGACAACCCGTATTCTGGTGATATCACTTGTGATTATGATTTATTTGCTGGTACTGAAAAAATAGGTGTATATCATTTGAATATTGCTTTTACAGCTTAA
- the rpoE gene encoding DNA-directed RNA polymerase subunit delta: protein MEIETFKDVNKNELSMIEVAHAILAQRGDIMDFSDLVNQIQNYLGKADSEIRDVLPQFYTDLNIDGSFISLGDNRWGLRSWYPIDSIDEEVTGVEEDEEETPRRKKRKKVNAFIVTDEDAIDYNDDDPEDSDLGDEDEDDLYEAKEDETEEIKQYTTDLSEIGADNDVDDDVPESVEEDLTIIDEDEDDEDEL from the coding sequence TTGGAAATAGAAACTTTCAAGGACGTAAACAAAAATGAATTATCAATGATTGAAGTAGCTCATGCTATTTTAGCGCAACGCGGAGACATCATGGATTTTTCTGATTTAGTAAACCAAATTCAAAATTATTTAGGAAAAGCAGATAGCGAAATTAGAGATGTCTTACCACAATTTTATACAGATTTAAATATTGATGGTAGTTTTATTTCACTAGGAGATAACAGATGGGGCTTACGTAGCTGGTATCCAATTGACTCGATTGATGAGGAAGTAACAGGTGTTGAAGAAGATGAAGAAGAAACACCGCGTCGTAAAAAACGTAAAAAAGTTAATGCCTTTATCGTAACAGATGAGGATGCTATTGATTATAACGATGACGACCCAGAAGATTCTGATTTAGGTGATGAAGATGAAGATGATCTTTATGAAGCTAAAGAAGATGAGACTGAAGAGATTAAGCAATATACAACAGACTTATCTGAAATCGGTGCTGACAATGATGTGGATGATGATGTACCAGAAAGCGTTGAAGAAGACTTAACGATTATAGATGAAGATGAGGACGACGAAGACGAGTTATAA